GGCGTAAACTGGCGAAGAAAATAGCATAAAAAAACAGGATGTTTTTTCGCGGTAACAAATTACCACAGCGGCAATTTGTTATATCGTGACATTCATTTCGCCTTTGCTAGACTCGTTCACAGCCAATATGACGAGAAGAGCAACGATGAAAAAATTGACCTTACCGAAAGATTTTTTATGGGGCGGCGCTGTCGCCGCGCATCAGGTTGAAGGCGGCTGGAATAAAGGCGGCAAAGGCCCAGGCATTTGCGATGTGCTGACCGGTGGCGCACATGGCGTACCGCGAGAAATCACCCAGCAAGTGGAAGCCGGAAAATACTACCCGAACCACGAAGCCATCGATTTTCATGGTCATTATAAAGAAGACATCAAGCTGTTCGCCGAGATGGGCTTCAAATGCTTCCGGACTTCTATCGCCTGGACCCGCATCTTCCCGAAAGGTGACGAGCAACAGCCTAACGAAGAAGGGCTGAAATTCTACGACGACATGTTTGATGAATTGCTGAAATACAACATCGAACCGGTAATCACCCTTTCTCACTTCGAAATGCCGTTGCACCTCGTGCAGGAATATGGCGGCTGGACCAACCGCAAAGTGGTTGATTGCTTTGTGCGTTTCGCCGAAGTCGTGTTCGAGCGCTATAAAAACAAGGTCAAATACTGGATGACCTTCAACGAAATTAATAACCAACGTAACTGGCGCGCACCGCTATTTGGCTACTGCTGTTCCGGTGTGGTCTATACCGACCATGAAAACCCGGAAGAGACCATGTATCAGGTGCTCCATCACCAGTTTATTGCCAGCGCGATGGCGGTGAAAATCGGTCACCGTATCAACCCGGCGATGAAAATTGGCTGCATGCTGGCAATGGTGCCGCTCTATCCCTTCTCCTGTAAGCCAGAAGATGTGATGTATGCGCAGGAATCCATGCGCGAGCGCTATGTGTTCACCGACGTGCAACTGCGCGGTTACTATCCATCTTATGTGCTGAACGAATGGGAACGCCGCGGCTTCGATATCAAAATGGAAGCGGGCGATGAAGCGATCCTGCGCGAAGGCTGCTGTGATTACCTTGGTTTCAGCTATTACATGACCAACGCGGTGAAAGCCGAAGGCGGCTCCGGCGATGCGCTGTCAGGTTTCCAGGGCAGCGTGCCGAACCCGCATGTGAAAGCTTCCGACTGGGGCTGGCAGATTGACCCGGTTGGCCTGCGCTACGCCCTGTGCGAGCTGTATGAGCGTTATCAGAAGCCGCTGTTTATCGTGGAAAACGGTTTTGGCGCTTACGATAAAGTCGAAGAGGACGGCAGCATCAACGATGATTACCGTATCGACTACTTGCGCGCACACGTCGAGGAGATGATGAAAGCGGTCACCTGGGACGGCGTAGATCTGATGGGTTATACACCGTGGGGCTGTATCGATTGCGTCTCTTTCACCACCGGTCAGTACAGCAAGCGTTACGGTTTTATCTACGTGAACAAACACGATGACGGCACCGGCGATATGTCGCGCTCCCGTAAGAAGAGCTTTAACTGGTACAAAGAAGTGATCGCCAGCAATGGCAAAAACCTCTGATGTGACAGGGCTTTTTGCCAGATCGAGAAAGCTACCCGCAATAAAGGACGCCGAAGCGTCCTTAAAAGATAGCTGAATCAGGGGATTACTGATATTCGCTCATCGGCACACAGGAGCAGAACAGGTTACGGTCGCCGTAAACATCATCCAGACGTTTCACGGTCGGCCAGTATTTGTTGGCTGCGCCTGCCGGGAACACCGCCAGTTCGCGGGTATACGCGTGTTGCCACTCGCTGACCAGCTCATTCTGGGTGTGCGGCGCGTTAACCAGCGGGTTATCCTCCAGCGTCCATTCGCCCTGCTTCACACGATCGATTTCACCGCGGATCGCCAGCATCGCATCAATAAAGCGATCCAGTTCCACTTTGCTTTCTGATTCCGTCGGTTCAACCATCAGCGTGCCCGCTACCGGGAACGACATGGTCGGCGCATGGAAGCCGTAGTCGATCAGGCGCTTGGCAATATCCAGTTCGCTGATGCCGGTTTCCTCTTTCAGTGGGCGAATATCGAGGATGCATTCGTGCGCCACGCGGCCATCGCGGCCGGTATAGAGCACCGGGAACGCGTCTTTCAGGCGGCTGGCAATATAGTTGGCATTGAGGATCGCCACCTGGCTGGCTTTTTTCAGCCCTTCAGCCCCCATCATGCGGATATACATCCAGCTGATCGGCAGGATCGACGCGCTACCAAACGGTGCCGCAGAGACTGCGCCCTGGCGCGTCAGCATACCTTCGATTTGCACCACGCTGTGCCCCGGCACAAACGGTGCAAGGTGCGCTTTCACGCCGATTGGCCCCATACCAGGGCCGCCACCGCCGTGCGGGATGCAGAAGGTTTTGTGCAGGTTGAGGTGTGATACATCCGCGCCGATAAAGCCCGGCGAGGTAATACCCACCTGCGCGTTCATGTTTGCGCCATCCAGATAAACCTGGCCGCCAAACTGATGCACTACTTCGCACACTTCGCGGATCGTCTCTTCATATACGCCATGCGTTGACGGGTAAGTCACCATGATGCAGGAGAGGTTGTCGCCCGCCTGCTCAGCTTTCGCGCGCAGGTCGGCCAAATCAATGTTGCCGTTTTTATCACAGGCCACTACGATCACCTGCATACCGGCCATCTGCGCCGATGCCGGGTTGGTGCCGTGGGCGGAGCCTGGGATCAGGCAGATATCGCGATGCCCTTCATTGCGGCTTTCGTGGTAGTGGCGAATCGCCAGCAGCCCGGCGTATTCACCCTGCGCACCGGAATTTGGCTGCATACAGAGTGCGTCGTAACCGGTCAGTTTCACCAGCCAGTCGGAAAGCTGGGCGATCATCTGATGGTAGCCTTCCGCCTGTTCTGGCGGGCAGAACGGATGCAGTTCTGCAAATTCCGGCCAGGTGATCGGGATCATCTCTGCCGCCGCGTTCAGTTTCATGGTGCAGGAGCCGAGCGGGATCATCGCCTGGTTCAGCGCCAGATCTTTGCGCTCCAGCGAGTGCATATAGCGCATCATCTCGGTTTCGCTGTGGTAGCGGTTGAACACCGGATGAGTCAGGAAATCATCTTCACGCAGCATCTCTTGCGGAATCGAACGGCTATCGAGCGCGACATCTTTATCCAGCGCGTCAATATCCA
The nucleotide sequence above comes from Kosakonia sp. H02. Encoded proteins:
- the gcvP gene encoding aminomethyl-transferring glycine dehydrogenase, which encodes MTQTLSQLEHHAAFIGRHIGPDTTQQQEMLNTVGADSLDALIAQIVPKDIQLAVPPQVGESTTEYAALAELKTLARRNKRFKSYIGMGYAGVQLPPVILRNMLENPGWYTAYTPYQPEVSQGRLESLLNFQQVTLDLTGLDIASASLLDEATAAAEAMAMAKRVSKLKGANRFFVAADVHPQTLDVVRTRAETFGFDVIVDEADKALDHQDLFGVLLQQVGTTGEVHNYSALINELKSRKIVVSVAADFMALVQLTAPGKQGADIVFGSAQRFGVPMGYGGPHAAFFAAKDEFKRSMPGRIIGVSKDAAGNTALRMAMQTREQHIRREKANSNICTSQVLLANIASLYAVFHGPAGLKRIAGRIHRLTDILAAGLQRNGLKLRHAHYFDTLCVDVADKAAVLARAEAHEINLRSDILNAVGITLDETTTRDDVLALFDVLLGENHGLDIDALDKDVALDSRSIPQEMLREDDFLTHPVFNRYHSETEMMRYMHSLERKDLALNQAMIPLGSCTMKLNAAAEMIPITWPEFAELHPFCPPEQAEGYHQMIAQLSDWLVKLTGYDALCMQPNSGAQGEYAGLLAIRHYHESRNEGHRDICLIPGSAHGTNPASAQMAGMQVIVVACDKNGNIDLADLRAKAEQAGDNLSCIMVTYPSTHGVYEETIREVCEVVHQFGGQVYLDGANMNAQVGITSPGFIGADVSHLNLHKTFCIPHGGGGPGMGPIGVKAHLAPFVPGHSVVQIEGMLTRQGAVSAAPFGSASILPISWMYIRMMGAEGLKKASQVAILNANYIASRLKDAFPVLYTGRDGRVAHECILDIRPLKEETGISELDIAKRLIDYGFHAPTMSFPVAGTLMVEPTESESKVELDRFIDAMLAIRGEIDRVKQGEWTLEDNPLVNAPHTQNELVSEWQHAYTRELAVFPAGAANKYWPTVKRLDDVYGDRNLFCSCVPMSEYQ
- a CDS encoding 6-phospho-beta-glucosidase, with product MKKLTLPKDFLWGGAVAAHQVEGGWNKGGKGPGICDVLTGGAHGVPREITQQVEAGKYYPNHEAIDFHGHYKEDIKLFAEMGFKCFRTSIAWTRIFPKGDEQQPNEEGLKFYDDMFDELLKYNIEPVITLSHFEMPLHLVQEYGGWTNRKVVDCFVRFAEVVFERYKNKVKYWMTFNEINNQRNWRAPLFGYCCSGVVYTDHENPEETMYQVLHHQFIASAMAVKIGHRINPAMKIGCMLAMVPLYPFSCKPEDVMYAQESMRERYVFTDVQLRGYYPSYVLNEWERRGFDIKMEAGDEAILREGCCDYLGFSYYMTNAVKAEGGSGDALSGFQGSVPNPHVKASDWGWQIDPVGLRYALCELYERYQKPLFIVENGFGAYDKVEEDGSINDDYRIDYLRAHVEEMMKAVTWDGVDLMGYTPWGCIDCVSFTTGQYSKRYGFIYVNKHDDGTGDMSRSRKKSFNWYKEVIASNGKNL